A part of Solenopsis invicta isolate M01_SB chromosome 2, UNIL_Sinv_3.0, whole genome shotgun sequence genomic DNA contains:
- the LOC120357008 gene encoding uncharacterized protein LOC120357008: protein MDKYFLKKSKQPNLNVELATSFSLDAFNSNMSTTSTTNAISKLTSNSKKSTLANARSVSSISEEKNKQAVKKKFALPNNQNSQTAKKAFVTTRFTLWKNAYLSLPKHKKSELHRAANELLLSSKSVSVVQHMSVANQKTMMENRIALKKIFCTIRVLALQGLSLRGNGSNKRSNFNEILQARSEDILELRAWLHRKGHKWTSHDIQNEILELMASNIKQQNLKEIKAAHFFAFTLDETSDIARLEQVSISIRIVSDNLSIREIFWGFYDTKNTKSETIYAFVKHEEPRAVFVHCNAHRLNLVVQDAIEDATTARNFVGVIKDLITFIRDFPKRLAEYKGFQEAVLKEDDEENLGKALTIAPYCPTRWCMRVFLLKTLQQKINYMAVLQFLGAMKMNREVDSSISSKAAGFLKHLESFEFYFQLTMIVKVFEKIELLNKELQESNLCALEKWMLS from the exons ATGGATAAATACTTTTTGAAGAAAAGCAAGCAACCAAACCTCAATGTGGAACTAGCGACATCATTTAGTTTGGACGCTTTTAATAGTAATATGTCCACTACTTCTACGACTAATGCAATTTCTAAATTAACCTCAAACTCTAAGAAGTCGACTTTGGCCAATGCCAGAAGTGTTAGCTCTATTTCTGAAGAAAAGAATAAAC aagctgttaaaaaaaaatttgcgctGCCAAATAATCAAAACAGTCAGACTGCAAAAAAAGCTTTTGTGACAACAAGATTCACATTATggaaaaatgcatatttatctttgcctaaacataaaaaaagtgaACTTCATCGAGCAGCTAATGAGTTACTGCTAAGTTCAAAGTCTGTGAGTGTTGTTCAGCACATGTCAGTTGCGAATCAAAAAACAATGATGGAAAATAGAATAgcattgaagaaaattttttgtactatCAGAGTTTTAGCTCTGCAAGGCTTGTCACTAAGAGGCAATGGCAGCAATAAACGTTCAAACTTCAATGAAATCCTTCAAGCAAGATCTGAGGATATATTAGAATTAAGGGCGTGGTTACATCGAAAAGGACACAAATGGACATCTCATGATATACAAAACGAAATTCTTGAACTCATGGCATCAAATATAAAGCAGCAGAatctaaaagaaattaaagcagctcatttttttgcttttacacTTGATGAAACGTCGGATATTGCAAGATTGGAACAAGTTTCCATTTCCATCAGGATTGTATCTGACAATTTATCTATCAGAGAAATTTTTTGGGGATTTTATGATACTAAAAATACCAAATCTGAAACGATTTATGCTTTTGTTAAGCAT GAAGAGCCACGTGCTGTATTTGTACATTGCAACGCACACAGGCTAAACTTGGTTGTTCAGGATGCAATTGAAGATGCTACTACTGCCAGAAACTTTGTTGGAGTAATCAAAGACCTTATTACTTTTATTCGGGACTTCCCAAAACGTCTTGCCGAATATAAGGGATTTCAGGAGGCTGTATTAAAAGAAGATGATGAGGAGAATCTTGGAAAGGCTTTAACTATTGCTCCATATTGCCCGACTAG ATGGTGTATGCGAGTTTTTTTGCTGAAAACGCttcagcaaaaaataaattacatggcAGTTTTGCAATTCTTGGGTGCAATGAAAATGAACAGGGAAGTCGACAGCAGTATCTCATCAAAAGCTGCAGGATTCTTAAAACACTTAGAGTCattcgaattttattttcaactcaCAATGATCGTgaaagttttcgaaaaaattgaaCTTCTTAACAAGGAACTACAAGAGTCAAATCTTTGTGCTCTTGAAAAGTGGATGCTGTCATGA